In the genome of Montipora foliosa isolate CH-2021 chromosome 3, ASM3666993v2, whole genome shotgun sequence, one region contains:
- the LOC137994801 gene encoding uncharacterized protein, with protein sequence MADTNDLLFFGDDFDAILGILEEDEELDEQFREAADEVQLENVVCELCHKKCKSKSGLKRHKTVKHKDTRDVEKQKEGEQESYLTFVAYSRIVEKAKVKIADNKIYPKSIRDELSAYTYNNGLHDITAEFCDIEDLYKRLIKSGNAERFYSCFYSTIALNAVKHFEGLPRNAATLLSTKVADCMLAHSKEEIESIYTCTPLTKLSDEEKAGLQYIGGYVFHKLHTKHASKSSESEQAISILKAGKLEDHNAIECQKLTSSLNRGGLWAISKNAQLIFERTEHYFRDATSKTNVQYIAFANIISRSVHDVEVVSAYNSMLSSSELISNSSVAKDVLHNIIQLYVKVRSFSFAKDVIQKHRIRLKQMKSKALRKDISRASHESDQQRQN encoded by the exons atggcggacacgaACGATTTGCTTTTCTTCGGAGACGATTTTGACGCTATTTTAGGTATTTTGGAAGAAGACGAAGAGCTTGATGAACAGTTTAGAGAAGCTGCTGATGAA GTTCAACTCGAAAACGTTGTGTGCGAACTGTGCCACAAGAAATGCAAAAGCAAGAGCGGACTGAAGCGACACAAGACAGTTAAACACAAAGATACGAGAGATGTTGAGAAGCAAAAAGAAGGAGAACAGGAGAGCTATTTAACTTTTGTAGCTTACTCAAGAATTGTTGAAAAAGCTAAAGTCAAAATTGCTGACAACAAAATCTATCCAAAATCAATCAGAGACGAGCTAAGTGCCTACACCTACAACAACGGTCTACACGACATAACAGCTGAATTCTGTGACATTGAAGACCTATATAAACGCTTGATAAAGTCTGGGAATGCTGAAAGATTTTATTCTTGCTTCTATTCAACCATAGCTCTGAATGCAGTTAAGCATTTTGAGGGATTGCCAAGGAACGCTGCTACACTACTGTCTACCAAGGTTGCTGATTGTATGTTAGCACACAGCAAGGAGGAAATTGAAAGCATTTATACTTGTACCCCATTAACTAAACTTTCAGATGAAGAAAAAGCTGGACTACAGTATATTGGGGGTTATGTTTTTCATAAACTTCATACTAAGCATGCTAGTAAATCTTCAGAAAGTGAGCAGGCAATCTCTATCCTTAAGGCTGGCAAATTAGAAGACCACAATGCCATCGAATGCCAGAAGTTAACTTCATCCTTAAATCGTGGTGGTTTGTGGGCAATTTCCAAAAATGCTCAATTAATTTTTGAGAGAACTGAACATTATTTCCGGGATGCCACTTCGAAGACTAATGTGCAATACATTGCTTTTGCTAATATCATATCAAGATCTGTTCATGATGTAGAGGTTGTCTCAGCATACAATTCAATGTTATCCAGTTCTGAACTGATAAGCAACAGTAGTGTTGCCAAAGATGTTTTGCACAACATCATACAACTGTATGTCAAAGTGCGttcattttcttttgcaaaagatGTTATCCAGAAACATAGGATTAGAttgaaacaaatgaaatcaaaagcaCTTCGTAAGGATATAAGCAGAGCCTCCCACGAGAGTGACCAACAAAGGCAAAACTAA